Genomic segment of Plasmodium brasilianum strain Bolivian I chromosome 8, whole genome shotgun sequence:
TTGTCCACTTCAACTATAAAATTCCATAACTTTAAACTACAGTCCTCACACACACTTACAAGTATAACTGAAGGAAATTTCCTCAAATTTACATCAATTGCATTAATggaatataaattatcttttaatatgtataggcaagtattactttttaaacTCCAGacgaaaatatttttatcattcgATCCACTAAATAATAGATTATTAGTTTCATTTAACTTAATACATGACACAACATCTTCATGTCTAATGAGTAATGTTTGTATGATTACATTATCTTCAAAACTTAAAATCCTTATAATACTATCACccattaaaattatacattttatatcttCCTTGTCATTGTAATCACATTTTACATCTAAGATAAGCTTTTCTTCTTCAATCCTTTTATTCTGTTCATCTGTTATGTCACTAGAATTTGGATTAAAAAGTAGCATTTCAAAAATACCCTCTATTTTACatagataattttttattaatttgaaatttcttatatcataaattaataaagaacTGTCTtctctaaatatatataatttgtattttaacaaaaaaaatttttttatattactttcattaattaaaagTTTATTCTCCTTAAACTTGAAGATTATATCTCCTTTCAGTGGGTTGTAAAAAAGTAGATTACCCTTACTATCATGTGTTAGTATTaaccattttatattttcgtcttttattattaatttgctttttttattttttgtaaaaacacTAGATGATATTATTAATGCACTGTTTATATCATTacctaaatatatttgttttataggGCTACATGTTACTATCGCgctattctcttttttttttttttctttttttttttcactgtTCTTCTGTTCCCttaattttctatattcGCCCTCATCCCGCGAATTTAACATGCTTAGATTCCATatgttcattattttgtCATTTCCGATGCTGATGAATCCTATCAACttatcttcttcttcctcctCCTCGTATTCATCGCTCTCTTCTTCACCCCGTTTGTCACATTCTTCCTCATCCAGACTGTCACTCTTTTCCACCTTACTCTTGCCTCCCCCGTTCACCTTACCCCTCACATCTTCACCTTTCTTAACACGATCATCTTGGACGgctaaaaaaagaaagtccATTATGCCACTCATATGATCCTGGCAagacataatttttttattttgcccAACgtcataaatgaaaatattttttgttatatccgaactaataataaaattcttgTACATTTTCAAGTTTGTAATTCTACtgttatgtattttataagataataataatctatATGTATTGATATCAAATACATTAATTAAACCATTAATATACCCAACAACTAACTTTCTCCCtcctatattattaaaataaaaacatgttataactatattatcagttttccatatatatattttttctaagtGTACCCAATTGtaattataagaataaatactcttttctttatcttcttcatgatcatataaatatattttatcttttatatccTCATCAttaatttcttctttcttttcatcCACAGGCTCTATTTTCGTTTGATCATTCAGCACTAAAACATAATGGTGTATGTTGTTATCGTCAGTTGATAAGAACAAATTGTTATTCGAATAGTAAAAGTGGCTTATAGTActaaataaagatatacaatatctattcaaatattttttatggtaaTGTTCTTTTATATCATCAATACTCACACAAGACTCCAATACACAAGTAGGATACTTAgcattatgtacatataagtTATTGTGATTTTCTCCCTCATTCCTTACcttaaaacaatatatattattgttacttaaacttaaaaataatcCATGTTCCTTTGCAAAAAACACATCCTTATCCCCCTCGTAAACGTCAAAGAACTTTCTTTCAATTTCGGTGTATGTAACAACCGACatcaaaaatgttaaaaggGTAAGAAAAGGAATGAGGATGGGGAGGGGAAAGAAATGGGcttacatacaaatataaataaataaatgtatatctatatgtacatatacacatatatatacatatatatatgtacgttgTGACATAAAGTTTATAGTGTGActcttaaaatttataataatcaaAACAAATTGCTAGTAAATATAGTCTATTGTTATggatttctatttttaaacaatttCAGAATTTTTTGTAACCTCTAATACATCTTTAATATGCGAgtaatatttcttcattttaatttattttatatttatgcttgtatcattatttttttttttttttaaatggatataaatatatatggcaTTTTTCGTTCTTCAAAATTATGAAACTCtgtaaaggaaaatatatatttgtacaaaataggaggaaaaaaaaaattgttaatattagcaatttttttattaaaattgagGAAAGTGACTTAAATGTCAAGAGTTgcgtaaaataaaaaaaaactatatacattacatatatacatatatatatatatatatgtatatatgtatatatattattgacCATAAATTTACCTACCCATTGGCGAAtctatcataattttttcatgtaaaatgatactatatatatatttcaaacagaatttctttttatttttttttaattttaatacttCATTTTTCTCCTAACCtcaaatgaatatttaaaaaaaaaaaaaaagaagagtatgttaatttattattttacaacaTTGTTATTTACATTGTTGCATCTTTTACTGTATTGTACAAGCCTTAagctattatttatttatataaaccatatataattcatttttataatttttattccttcTCATTAATTatggttatatatatgtatatacgtatatatgcattatgtTAATGGtgctattttatattttttttttctcagtACATTTACCCAAATCTTTAACAGATAAAGtacttataaataatgatatgaTAATGCGCGTGTTTGTTCTTTCTGTATTACTATCGAATtacaaatatgaataaagtatttcatataattccGTAATAGAAAGTTATACATCTTgaatagaaatataatagGAATAATTTATTAGATATTAAAGAGAAGcagaaaagaataatataaaccaTATTGTTGTTATATTAGATGCCTACGGCAATATATGTGagaacatataaatgtacatttcATGTATGCTTATACGAATAAGTATATTTACATCTTAGGTTTTTCGAACCTTTTACATGAATAATGTGTTCTTTTAAGTTTTTGAGGTCACC
This window contains:
- a CDS encoding U3 small nucleolar RNA-associated protein 13 → MSVVTYTEIERKFFDVYEGDKDVFFAKEHGLFLSLSNNNIYCFKVRNEGENHNNLYVHNAKYPTCVLESCVSIDDIKEHYHKKYLNRYCISLFSTISHFYYSNNNLFLSTDDNNIHHYVLVLNDQTKIEPVDEKKEEINDEDIKDKIYLYDHEEDKEKSIYSYNYNWVHLEKIYIWKTDNIVITCFYFNNIGGRKLVVGYINGLINVFDINTYRLLLSYKIHNSRITNLKMYKNFIISSDITKNIFIYDVGQNKKIMSCQDHMSGIMDFLFLAVQDDRVKKGEDVRGKVNGGGKSKVEKSDSLDEEECDKRGEEESDEYEEEEEEDKLIGFISIGNDKIMNIWNLSMLNSRDEGEYRKLREQKNSEKKKEKKKKENSAIVTCSPIKQIYLGNDINSALIISSSVFTKNKKSKLIIKDENIKWLILTHDSKGNLLFYNPLKGDIIFKFKENKLLINESNIKKFFLLKYKLYIFREDSSLLIYDIRNFKLIKNYLCKIEGIFEMLLFNPNSSDITDEQNKRIEEEKLILDVKCDYNDKEDIKCIILMGDSIIRILSFEDNVIIQTLLIRHEDVVSCIKLNETNNLLFSGSNDKNIFVWSLKSNTCLYILKDNLYSINAIDVNLRKFPSVILVSVCEDCSLKLWNFIVEVDNMEKEKKKKKRKLDEIFTDLEIVKSNFTIYPHKILINDVAISPKGKMVATCSKDKTIKLFETRSLKLIKILEGHKKSVQNVLFSKTNQLLYSNSYDSVRIWNIKTFECLKSIQSLDFNITKMLILNDICMINAYSNGNISIINIKNCEKISNINYHNDKIFCLQNCNNHNLLLSASVNGELMFLKNISEKIVTENMFEKRKHIFYENCLENLLKEKRINESLLICLKLGKKYKFKSIIENYLNFYTFSILNILKKFEHEYGLRKIVQRGDDTNGDDTNGDVTNSGATHLGIKKEFDFKKERSHNESYNKEGNINRREQSDDVHVFNVVEGKKDKSNEVKSLNVYSDDTVISNIQNYLENADILENYIYIQLSKMLSNESDNSMKVEKGVDQRRVENMIVKNENNLGEKSQSALRETEQRGSDLHNDDDNFVLFLRKMKKKSEHSYFLYLNRLMEFITFFIINHRFAYISNFLLNSVIKYIDYADICKINNYQHFFEIYNSYIPRHKNRYLKSLQKSKCFELININYYKGDIKMMN